One genomic region from Salvia hispanica cultivar TCC Black 2014 chromosome 2, UniMelb_Shisp_WGS_1.0, whole genome shotgun sequence encodes:
- the LOC125208129 gene encoding protein NODULATION SIGNALING PATHWAY 2-like, with protein sequence MAMVMDLGFPSFESFDYTTTTTTTTTTTTTTSSTDEGCNWSDWSPVVDWNEISGDQDFQNLIDSMIDENVVIHQSIRPIDDDDQIHEAEYNNSSPEYNMAMQDEAGSAEDSKGLRLIHLLMATAEAMAGRDECRGLARVILVRLKELVSPTYGTNMERLAAYFGDALQASLDAGAGGRLAPGAAEHHRADVLAAFQLLQDMSPYVKFGHFTANQAILEAVANDRRVHIVDYDIMEGIQWASLMQALVSRKDGPPAPHLRITAVSRSGTGRRSFGTVQETGRRLTAFAASIGQPFSFHQCRLDADETFRPTSLKLVRGEALVFNCMLHLPHFSHRAPDSIASFLSGAGTLNPRLITLVEEEMAPPSEGGFVGRFMDLLHHFSTVYDSLEAGFPMQSRARALVERVFLGPRIMESVGRIYRGRETEEGCSWGQWLGAVGFRPVSISFANHCQAKLLLGLYNDGYRVEELTTNKLVLGWKSRRLLSASIWTSQDCDL encoded by the coding sequence ATGGCAATGGTGATGGACCTCGGTTTTCCTAGCTTCGAATCTTTCGATTATACCACGACCACAACCACGACCACGACCACGACCACGACAACCTCGTCCACGGACGAGGGCTGCAACTGGAGCGACTGGTCGCCGGTGGTCGACTGGAACGAGATCTCCGGCGACCAGGACTTCCAAAACCTCATTGATTCAATGATTGATGAGAATGTGGTGATTCACCAATCGATTCGGCctattgatgatgatgatcaaATTCATGAGGCAGAGTACAATAATTCTTCCCCAGAGTACAACATGGCGATGCAGGACGAGGCCGGATCGGCCGAGGATTCTAAGGGGCTCCGCCTCATCCACCTATTAATGGCGACAGCCGAGGCGATGGCGGGCCGTGACGAGTGCCGCGGATTGGCCAGAGTGATATTGGTTCGGCTCAAGGAGTTGGTGTCGCCAACCTACGGCACCAACATGGAGAGGCTCGCGGCCTACTTCGGCGACGCCTTGCAGGCGTCACTCGACGCGGGAGCCGGGGGCAGGCTTGCCCCGGGCGCTGCGGAGCACCACCGGGCGGACGTGCTTGCAGCTTTTCAGTTGCTGCAAGACATGTCCCCTTATGTGAAATTTGGGCATTTCACAGCCAATCAAGCAATATTGGAGGCTGTGGCTAATGATAGGAGGGTCCACATAGTGGATTATGACATCATGGAAGGGATCCAGTGGGCCTCACTAATGCAGGCGCTCGTCTCGAGGAAAGACGGCCCGCCGGCCCCGCACCTCCGGATCACCGCCGTCTCGAGGAGCGGGACCGGTCGCCGCTCGTTCGGCACAGTCCAGGAGACCGGGCGGCGCCTGACGGCCTTCGCGGCCTCCATCGGCCAGCCGTTCTCGTTCCACCAGTGCAGACTGGACGCGGACGAGACGTTCAGGCCGACCTCTCTGAAACTAGTGAGAGGGGAAGCCTTGGTGTTCAATTGTATGTTGCACTTGCCACATTTTAGTCACCGGGCCCCGGATTCGATCGCGTCGTTTCTGTCCGGGGCTGGGACACTGAACCCGAGGTTGATTACGCTCGTGGAGGAGGAGATGGCCCCGCCGAGCGAAGGGGGGTTCGTGGGCCGCTTCATGGACTTGTTGCACCATTTCTCGACTGTTTATGACTCGTTGGAGGCGGGATTCCCGATGCAGAGCCGGGCTCGGGCATTAGTGGAGCGGGTGTTCTTAGGGCCACGGATTATGGAGTCGGTGGGGCGGATATACCGGGGCCGGGAGACGGAGGAAGGGTGCTCTTGGGGGCAGTGGTTGGGTGCGGTTGGATTTCGTCCGGTGAGTATAAGTTTTGCCAATCATTGTCAAGCTAAATTGCTATTGGGACTATACAATGATGGGTATAGAGTTGAGGAATTGACAACTAATAAACTAGTTCTTGGATGGAAGTCAAGGCGCCTACTTTCTGCCTCTATTTGGACCTCTCAagattgtgatttgtga